The sequence below is a genomic window from Acidilobus saccharovorans 345-15.
TCAGGGCCTCCAGCGCGTAATGGCATGAGGCCCAGTGGCCCGGCTCAACCTCCTTCAGCGTGGGCTTGTTGGACCTGCAGTAATCCCTTGCGATTGGACACCTGTCGGCGAAGACGCAGCCCTTTATGTAGCCGGTCTTGAACTCTATGGTTGTCGTGGTTATGCGGTCCCTCCACTTGGAGGTAACGCGGGGTATGGACTTCATAAGCAGCTGGGTGTAGGGGTGGGCAGGCCTGCTGTAGACGCTGTCGACGTCGCCATACTCCATGATCTCGCCCTTGTAGAGCACCAATATCCTGTCTGCTATGTAAGACGCCAGGCCAAGGTCGTGGGTCACGAAGAGCACGGACACCCCGGCCTCTGTCTTGAGCTTGTAGAGCAGGTTGAGCACGTTGGCCCTTAGTGAGGCGTCTATCATTGAGACTATCTCGTCGGCCAGGAGCACCCTGGGCTTTATCAGGAGGGCCCTGGCTATCATTATCCTCTGCAGCTGTCCGCCGCTCAGCTGGTGCGGGTACTTGCCCAGGGTCTCGTCGGGGTCCAGGCCAACGAACTCCAGGGACTCCCTTATGGCTTTCA
It includes:
- a CDS encoding ABC transporter ATP-binding protein produces the protein MNGEGLYEVKGLTKVFSTGFFRTTRIYALNNVSFNVREGEVLSIVGESGSGKSTLLKILMKVERPTSGTILYRGRPLERWDSREYWKEVQAVLQDPYSSFNPFYRVERPLYMAAKTYMPSASEAERMKAIRESLEFVGLDPDETLGKYPHQLSGGQLQRIMIARALLIKPRVLLADEIVSMIDASLRANVLNLLYKLKTEAGVSVLFVTHDLGLASYIADRILVLYKGEIMEYGDVDSVYSRPAHPYTQLLMKSIPRVTSKWRDRITTTTIEFKTGYIKGCVFADRCPIARDYCRSNKPTLKEVEPGHWASCHYALEALKSAH